TCTACCCGTGCCGAGGTGACGCTAGAAAATATTCTGGTGAGTGATATTATGACCAGAGATGTGGTTTCAGTCAGTCCTTCCATGAGCGTTGAAGATCTGGTCAAATTCATGTTTGAAAAGAAACACATGGGCTACCCTGTAATGGAGGGAGACAACCTCAAAGGAATCGTAACATTTACCGATATCCATCGAATTCCATATATTGACCGCCCCGTATCCCAGGTCTCGGATATCATGAGTAGAAATGTTATCTCGGTACCTCCGGATGCACAGGCCAGTGATGTACTGAAACTGATCACATCTAAAAACATAGGAAGGGTTATTGTTATTGACAATGGGTCAGTAATAGGGATACTCTCAAGAACAGACCTTGTACGGGTACTAAAGCTCCGTTCAGAGTAATATCATATTATAAATGCTCATTAAAGGTTATAAGGCATTAAAGGCTATAGGGCATTAAAGGCTATAGGGCATTAAAGGTTAATAAGGAGATTTTCATCAAAAGATATTTTTATCAAAAGATCTTACTTCCTTAAGATATTAATAAACAAAATCTTCCGAAAATATATTAAATATATTGTATAGTTTATAAAGAATTATATAAAATGAGAACTATAGAAAATAGGGATAAAACCTGAAGAAAGACTTGAAGGAAAACCTGAAGGAAAATCTGAAGCGGTAAAATATTAATTTACAGATTATTACCACCGGTTAATTATCTGCTTATAGCTAACATCTGCTTATGGCTAAGTTGTTTATAACTTGGTTATTTTATGTGAAGATTATATCTTGGTTATTTTATGTGAAGAGCTTAATTATTCATGCGATAAAATACAATCTTTCAGTGATGTATTCTCATGCATCACTTTTAACTCGTCACAACAGAGAGATTAACAATGAACAAACCTGGAATTACAAATTCTCAGGGCAGGGACCCTGAGTACAGTTTTCATAGTTCATCTCAGGAGTTAATATATTCTATGGACAAACTTATGACCGAATCCGCAGAAAACTTTATTTCTGCCGGAAAATCTAGACTTTCTGATTCTTCAATTAACGTGCCACAGGAAGACAAAATTTCTGCACCGGCACCCGAAGTAGAAGCCGACGAGCTTGAAACACGGCTTGACATAAGCTCTGAACTTATTGCAGAATCCATTCCTAATTCTGCCTCTAAAGTTTCAGTTTCCTCGCCTTCCCAGTTATCAGATGGTTTTCAGGCTGAATACCAGCCATCAAAAATTGTGCTTATAGGGACAGCCCATGTCTCGGAAAAGAGTGTTGCTGAAGTTAAGGATGCTATAAGGAATCTGAAGCCGGATATCGTAGCTGTTGAACTTTGCAGGGGACGGTATGACGCCCTCAAGGGTAATGTGCAGGAAAAGCAAGTTCCGATAAAAGAAATTCTCACCGAAGGCAAGGTTTACTATTACATTATTCACTGGCTGCTTGCCTATGTGCAGAAAAAGATCGGTGATGACATGGGGGTAAAACCCGGAGCCGAGATGCTTTCTGCAATCGAAGAAGCTGAAGCTATCGGGGCTAAAGTTGCTTTAATTGACCGAGATATCCAGGTGACACTCCAGCGTTTCTGGGGGAAGATGAGATTCCTGGAGAAAATCAAGATGATCGGCTCTCTGCTGGGCGGTCTGATAGGGATAGGAAAAGGGACTGAGATCGATATCGATAAAATCACGGATAAGGACATTGTGACTGCCCTTGTAGATGAACTCAGAGGTTTTGCCCCGACTGCAGCTGAGGTTCTTATTGATGAAAGGGACGCATACCTTGCAGGGAGCATTCTCAGGGTTGCGGCAGGTGGAAACAAAACTGTAGTTGTGGTAATCGGAGCCGGACACAAACCCGGAGTGTTCAAGTATCTCAAGAATCCGAAAACTGTCCCTTCTCTGAATGCCCTTATGGAAATTCCGAAAAAACGCATAGGAATAGGAAAAGTTGTAGGTTTTGCTTTTGTAGGCCTTATAGTCGGATTTTTCTTACTGCTGCTGCTCTCCGGCGTTGATCTGAGTGTTCTTTTGACGGCTTTTGGGTGGTGGTTCATTATTACTGGAACTTTGAGTGCAGCTGGCACTCTGCTTGCAGGAGGGCATCCTTACTCAGTCTTAACTGCCTTTTCAGTTGCCTGGCTAACCACTCTGCACCCGCTAATTGCTGCAGGCTGGTTTGCTGGCGTTGTAGAAGCAAAACAGCGAAATCCTACCACTGAAGATATAAAAGCCCTGGCAGGAATAGAAACTTTTAGTGAAATGTTTAAAAACAGGTTCATGCGCGTTCTCCTTGTTGCAAGTTTTGCAAATATAGGAAGCATGACAGGGACTTTCCTTGGAGCTTATGTTATGATGCATGTTACTGGTCTTGACCCTAGAGAGATTCTCCTTGCAGGTCTCAACGGAATTGGACTTTGAAGGTCTTATAAGGCTCTAAAATTCAGTAAAAGATGAGCAATAGATGAGCAATCACAAAAATCATTATCAAGATTCCAGATTTACTATGTAGTCAGACCCTGGTAGCTTTCGTTAATCCTATATACGGCATATCTCCCTCATGGAATTCCCAAAGGTATAAAATAATACATGAATAGTCCCATGTTTGCGATTGTAAAAAAGAATTGTTATAATAAGGTCTACTAAATTATTGTTTTTTATTTGTTCAGATTCTCATTCCCATTTCTATTTCTGTATTATCTGAAGAATGAACTCCTGTAAGTATAAAGTTAGATGAATCCGCTTTCTATCACTTACTTTCTAAGATGCACATTACTTATTTCCTAAAATAGAGTTTTTCTTGAAGACATTTATTTCTTAAATAATTTGCTATGTGAAATAAAAATTCATGTGAAAAAAGTCTATTGAAAGTAATAGTTGTAAAAATCACGGACATTAAACAAAAAATAAATTTTTGAGCTCAGAAGAGCTCGTGCAATTTAAACTGATATTTCCCAAGCTTTCCGCCGTAGTTTCCTGCAGAGATTTTCTTAATGCCAGGAACAGTTACAGCGGCTTTAATTCCTGCTTTCATGGCAGCTTTTATGCTTTCTTCATCAAGCCCGTTAATAACAATTTCATAAATAGCATTGACGTCTGCCGGGACTTCAGTGTTCTCAACTTTATCCTTTATGGAAGGGCAGAATTTTTCGTTAGCAGTAGCTTTCAGGAATTTGTATTTGTTAGCACCGGATTTGGATCCGCTGGCTACAATGCCTCCAGGGAAGGGAGTAATTGTACCTTCAAGCTCTGAGATTGCATCGACAGCGGCTTCAGCTGCGGTCAAAGCACTCATCTGGGAGTCCCCGAAGATGAAGAAGTTCCCGCCTGCAATTCCAGCTACAGCGCCTATATTGTCTTCGGTCAGGAAATCCCCCTCCATGATTGGAATTTTATACACCTTGCGACCTGCAATCTGGGTTTCGGATTCCATACCATCTGCGAAGAACTTGAGTTTAAAGCCGATATTAAATTGTTTTTCAGCCTCAGGAAGCGCGTTGAAAACTGCAGTTGTAGGTGCTGTAAGCACACATTGTCCAATCCTCTCAAGCAACTGTTCTTCCAGAGCTTCATATTTGAAAGTGCATATCTGGATATAAACTCCAGGCCTTCCGTCAGGGGTTTCGCTGGGACTTGCTAACCTCTCGATTCCTGCTTCTGCGGGACACATTATAACAGATGTTGCAAAACCTGTAGCTTCAGTAGCTGCCACAAGAGCCCAGCGCTTTGTAGCTGCTGTTATTAGTATCCTTGCAATCTTGATCGGAAACGCTTCTGCATATGTATCTTCGATTTCTACTCCATTAATTTCCATAAAGATTCCTTCTTTGTCTATCACTGTTATTTGGAATTGGTTTGTTAATAGTCAGGTTTAGATTTTCCCTGTTTCTCAGTCTTCTATAAGCTTTCAGAGCTTTCCAGATACCTTACAGAATAACATAATATATCGTTTACTCAAAGTGTCACTGAAAGCTTCAAAGTGCTACTGAGAGCATTGAGTTTCACTGAAAGCTTTTGGAGTGTCACTGAAAGCTTTGGAGTGTTACTTAAAGCCTTAGGGTTTTACTGAAAGCTTCAAAGTGCTACTGGGAGTATTGAGTTTCACTGAAAGCTTTGGAGTGTTACTAAAACACTACTTAACCTCAGACTTAGCCTTAGGCATACATTTAAAGTTCTATGCTAATTTTATTTACTTTGGTTTATTAGTGCGGCTAACAATGTCAATCATAATATTTATATCAAATATATAATTTTTCAAAGAAAAGATAGAAAAATAAAGTGGCTTTACTTAATTATATACAATATAACTCTCAATCTCTCAATATAACTTCAGCGATAATCAAACAAGTAAAATTATATACAAGTAAAAATTATATTAATTTCTCAAATTATCCAGTTCCCTCTCAAAATTGTTCTTACGAGGAGATCACCAGTGGAGGTATCAAGGGTTACTGAGCGCCCGTAATTTTTCCCTGTATCCTCAGCTACAACTGGTATCTCAAATCTTTCCAGGATAGTTCTAGCACATTCTATATTCCTTTAGCCTATGTTCATGTTCCGATTCTCAAACATATGCGCTCCTCCAACAAGTTTTGCTTCGAGCCTTTTTTTGGAAGAGCCCTTTTTTACTATCTCAGTTACGAGATATTCTATCCCGGAATCCGTATATTTAAGGGGGTTATCCTTTATCCGTGTTTGATTTATACTAGGAAGCATCGCATGGATAAGCCCACCTCTTCTCTCCTGCTTATCATATAGTGTTATACCTACACACGAACCCAGTCCGAAGGTCTTAATTTTCACCGGACTTCTAGCTAATGCACAGGCTCCTATTCCCACTGTAATTATGCCCGAGTCAGCCAACCTTAGAAAGCCTCTTGATCTCGAAATCTCCCTAGCTAAAATCTCCCTAGTTAACATCTTCTGGTTAGAAGTGGTCTTATAGCTAGAAGCGATTTCCTGATTATCTCCTGATTAGAAATGGTTTTCTGGTTAGAAAAAGTCTCCCTGGTTAGAGATATCTTGAGTCTATCCCTAGCCTGCCTGATTTTATTAGGATAGGGCATAAAAGTCAGATTTCTCAAGAAATTAAATAAGAATTCCTTAATCATTAATATTAAGCAAGTTAGATCTTCGGTTAATCAAATTTCTAATGAGGTATCTAGTTGATTCGTTTTAACAGGTATTCCTGGGAAGCAGAATCAAAAAGAGTTAAAACATAACCGTAAAAATTTTCTTTTCTTTTATCAGAAACTCTGTATCGAGCAGGAGGGTAAAGTCCGTCTTGTAACTCATCTCCGTAAGCACAGAATTGAGGATAGAGCCGGACATATCATACACTGTATAAGGTGCTGAAATCAGAATTGTGAGATCAAGAAACTTTGAGTGTGCAGTTACATAAGTTCCTGCTAGGATATGGCTAACTTCTTCTATTAAAGACCTGCTCATAGTATCAATCAAATCTGTTTCTTTTTCTATTAAAGGTCTACTCATAGCATTAATCAGATTTGTTTCTTTTTATTTGTTAGCTTATAAAGAGAAATTGCTGAATTTCCGATTCTGATGTCTCCAAGCTCTTTCAAAGCCCCATACTAGTATTCACTTAAATTCCTTAGATTCTCGATCTCTTCTATAAATATCCCTTGAGATTTCTTTTACATACAGGCGCTCTCTTGTATTATAAGGTTTAAATAGACTGGATGCAGTCCCAATCAGTGTTTCCGACTTCCCTATTACAAAAAATCCTCCTTTTTCAAGAGCTTGATAGAAATTAAGTTGCAATTTTTCCTGAATCTCCTTTTTAAAATATATCATTACATTTCGGCAGACAATAATATCAAAACGATCAATTCTTGTACCTGAAATCAGATCATGATGTTTAAAACGTGTTATGTTTCTCAGCTCGTCTATTACCTGATATGCATCTCCCTGCTTCAAAAAATAGCGTTCTTTTGTGCTGAGATCAAGATTTTTAAGTGAATTCTCGCTGTAAACGCCTTTCCTGGCTTTCTCCAGACTTTTGGCATCAATATCTGTACCTATAATTCTTATTTTATATTTATTGAAATCAGTTTTCATTACTCTGTGCAGCAGAATAGCAAGGGAATAGGTTTCTTCTCCTCCCGCACAGCCAGCACTCCAGATGCGGATTGATCGGATCAATGACTCAGATCTGTATTTAACAATAGAAGGAATGATCTCTTTTTCAATTATACTGAAGGTCTCGGGGTTTCGGAAAAATTCACTGACATTTACAGTAAGGGTGTCAACAAGAAATTTATATTCCTGAGGGTCTTTTTTTAAAAGTTTAAGGTAAGCTCCATAACTCCCGGAATTGGTGGCTCGAACGCGTACGTTAATCCTGCGTCTGAAATGAGCTTCTTTATAATGCTCACAGTTAAAGCCGGTCTTTCCAGTAATAATTCTCTTTAACAGCTCAAAGCCCGGATCTATCTCCTGGTTTCGACTGGACTTTGTTTCTCTGTTTATCTCTTTATTTGTTTCATTCTCATTTGCTTTCCTAACTGGATCATTACCCATCTCTTCACCGGCGATTCGTTTATCCAGACACTTTAACTTAATCTTAGTCTATGTACTATATTTTGTCCATTATGCAAACTTAATCCTTTTCGAAAACTTAATCAGTCTCGGTTATTCCAAATGAGGGAGTTAGCACCAATTATCAAAATTTGATATTAAGGCATTAACATCAATTATCAAAATAACGTTTCCGTCGCCCAGAATTGTCGCCCCTGCAAATCCCCTGGTGTTCTCAAGGAACTTGCTTTTGAAACTCTTAACTATTACTTCCTGTTTTCCAAGCAGTTCATCAACAATTAACCCAATATGTTGCCCATGCCTCTCAACCAGAATTACAAAATTATTATTCTTATTCTTATCCTCATCAGGCAACCGAAATATATTTCTTAACCTCAGAAGCGGAAGAACTTTATCATCTATTAAAATGACTTCCTGCCCCCTGATATGCTTGATTTCCTGCGAGCTGATTTCTATATTTTTTACTATATTTGTAAAAGGAATTGCATATCTTTCCTCTCCCACTCTTATCAGCATAGCCTGATAAACTGCAATAGTTAAAGGCAGCTTCAATTCGAATCTGGAGCCAATACCGGGCTTTGACTCTACTTTTACTGATCCTCCAAGATACTCAACTCTGTTTTTTACAACATCCATCCCAATTCCCCGTCCAGAGATATCGGTAATGATGTCAGAGGTACTGAATCCCGGAGCAAAGATAAGCTGCATTACCTCTTTTTCCTGAAGCTGTTCTGCACTTTCTCTTGATATGATTCCTTTTTTCAATGCAACTCTCAGGATTTCGCTGGTATCTATTCCGCGTCCATCATCCTCGATTTTTATAAGGGCAAAATTTTCCTGTCTTGAAGCTGTAATAATTATAGTGCCGGTCTCTCTTTTCCCAAGTTCAGCACGTCTTTCAGGAGTCTCGATGCCGTGATCAACTGCGTTTCTTAGCAGGTGCACCAGAGAATCTCCGATTTCTTCAAGAATAGTCCTATCAAGCTTGATTTCCTTCCCTTTGATTATAAAATCAATTTTTTTATTCTGGGTTCGTGCAAGATCCCTTACCATCCTGGGATAGATATAGGTAATGTGGTCCAGAGGCACCATTCTTGCCTTGATAACCTCATCTTGCAACTCTCTCGTCAGTTTATAAAATTCTGAAAGTGCAATCTCAAGATCCTTCGATCTCAAGTTGATTGTAAGCTCATTTATCCTGCTACGATTAATTATGAGCTCGCCCACAAGATTCATCAATTTATCAAGCTGCCCGGTGCTAATTCTTGAGCTCTGGATAGTTTTTACTTTAAGATCAGATTTTGGAGAAATAGAATTTTTTTCCTTTTTTTCTACCTGATGAGTTCTTTTTTCAATTTCGTAACTTTTTTCAGTTTCGTAAATTTTTCCTTTAATCCTGTAAGATTTCTTTTCAGTTTCCTCAGTACTTCTTTCAATTTGATGAATAGCCTTTGAAATTCTTTCAGTCAATGCCGCTTCTTCAATACTTGATACGTTCTGATTTTTATTGCTCTCCTCTTCCACAAATAAGGATCCGTCTTCTTTTAAGGATCGTTCATCTAAAGACTTATCTTCATTTAAGGACCGGTTGTCTTCATCTAAAGATCTATTTTCATTTAAGGACCGTTCATCTTCATCTAAAGATTTATCTTTATCTTCTTGAAATGGAATTTTTTTGAGAGGCTGATTAATATTTCTTAAAGTTCTCAGCAACTCGTCAATATCAGAATAAGGTTCGTATTCATTGCCTGTATCTTTTTCTATCTTTCCAGAGTTATTTTTATTCTCATCAAGGAAATTTTCAACAAGCTTCTCAAGAGTGTCCATACATATCAGAAGAACATCAATCAGAGAAGAATCAAGTATAAGTTGTCGTGTGCGCAGCTTATCTATCAGGCTTTCCATTTCATGTGTTAACTTGACAATCTGATTGAAACCCATTGTTGCAGCCATACCTTTGAATGTATGAGCTGCACGAAATAGTGTATTCATCTGTTCTGAGTTATCAGAATCTTTCTCAAGTGCAAGCAGGGAATCGCTCATTTCTTTAATGTATTTTTCAGATTCTGCCCTGAAAATATCCATATATATTGACATGTCCATAATTTTTCCCTGCTCTGGTTCCACAAGTTACTTTATTTTTTTATAAAAGTTACTTATTGTTCTTATAAAAAGTTAGCTTATTATTTTTATAATCTCTTCAGCCATTTTGTCCAGAGGAAGCACAAGGTCTGCAAGATTTCGCTTAACAATTTCTTTTGGCATTCCGTAAATTACACATGAACTCTCTGCCTCAGCAATTATTTTTCCTCCCATTTTTTTAACTTCCTCAGCTCCATCCGCTCCATCGCAGCTCATTCCTGTCAGAACGAGGGAAACCACTCTGGAGCCATAAATCGGGGCAATAGACCTGAAAAGGGCATTTACTGACGGTTTTGAGCCCAGTTCTTTCGGGCCACATGAAAGATGCACGATTTCTTTTTTTCGACCGTTTACAGTTCTCTGTATGATTTCCATATGATAATTTCCAGGAGCTACAAGAACAGTCCCTTCTTCTACCCTGTCTCCCTCCTGTGCTTCTTTTACCCTGAGGGCTGTTTTTAAATTAAGTCTTTTACAAAGAGATGTCGTAAAACCTGGAGGCATATGCTGTACTACTAGGACTGCGGCAGGAATGTCGGCAGGAAATGCACTTATGAGTTTCTCCAGGGCTCTTGGACCTCCGGTGGATGCGCCTATTGCAAGCACATTTCTCACGGAAACATTTTCTTTCTGGAGTCTATTCTTTTCTGTTTTTTCTCTCATTCCATTTATTTCCGGCTCTATCAGTTCTTGATTTCGCATGCATTCCAGATTCTCAAGATTGGCTTTTGCAGCTGCCCGGACTTTTTTACAAATTTCTTCTGCTATTTCTGGCATGCTCTGACTGAGAATCCCTTCAGGTTTCTGGATTACATCCACTGCGCCGTATTCAAAAGCTGTAAGCGTAATTTCTTTAGCTCTCTCCCCAAGGGCTGAAACTATCACAACAGGAGTCGGACATTCTTTCATAATTCGAGCAAGAGTCTTGAGACCATCAAGGACAGGCATAACATTGTCTAGAAGAACAACATCGGGCCTCAATTTATCAATCTTTTCAAGTCCGTCCTTTCCGTTAACTGCCGTTCCTATGACCCTAAGATTTGGGTCTTTACTGAGAATATCGGAAAGAAGCTTGCGAATTAAAGCAGAATCATCTATTATGAGTGCGCGGATAGTCATCTCAAGCACTTTTTGTTAAATGTGGAGCTATGTAGAGTTCAATTTTTAATACTTTGACCAGCAATAGTTGAGTTAAAATAATAATAGTTTAATCAAAAGCAACTGGATTTGATAAGTTAATTTTCTATTTGATAATTCAGATTTATATTGATAAGCTAGATTTATCTAGCTTCACTTAACGAAGTTTGATTTAACAGCAACCTGATTTAATGGTGGTTTCAAACCTATCTAATTTGGTTCAGCGATTTTTCGAATTACATCCAGCATTCCATTAGGCTCAAAAGGCTTTACAATAAAACCCATAGCACCTATCTTCATTGATTCGGTTATGAGCGCCTGTTGTCCAAGGGAGGAGCACATTACTATCTTTGCTTCCGGGTCCACAGTAAGAAGCTTTTGCAGTGCCTCTTTTCCATCCATATCTGGCATAATTATATCCATTAACACAATATCGGGCTTTACTTCGAGATACGTCTGAATTGCTTCTTCCCCATCACCGACCTCAGCAACCACTTCATGTCCATGCATAAGAAGGATATCTCTAATTATCATTCGCATAAATTCGGCATCATCCACGATCATAACTCTGGCCATGCATTTCCCTTCTTTCGTTCTTGAACAAGCAACAATATCGGAAATTTTTACACTCTTATTTTTGAGTGCTCCGACACCTTATTACTATGTGTGCCGAATTTCGTTTCTTGCCTGCGTATTCTTCATAAACCAATCTATGAATCAAAACACCTCAGTTGAAAGCTACTCATGGTTAACAAACGTAACCAGCGCAAGTTCTCCTATTAAGGCAAATCTATCCCAATTATGTAGAAAAATATATGCTAGACCTGCTATATTAAACTTTTTTAATTATCTTTTTCAAATTATTAAGTTAAAAATTTATTAAGAAGATTCAAAAAATAGCATGTTAACATTGTCTTCATAAAATTGGTAGACTGTATTATAGACTGTATTTGATTCTTCAGCTTAATCTTGATTTGATCTGTAAATTTAAATAAAAACATTAATAACGTTCACTTTAAAAAGTAAGAATACTACCGCACTTGTTTTTAACCTGGTTTTGCCTTAATTTTAAATCTTTTTTCTAAAATAATAACGCCAAAAATGATACCATAGTTTAAATAAGTTATTTTTATCGCTGTTTATATATTGAAAATATGACTCTATAGTTAGCAAATAAATTTATATTCTCTCAAACTTCATATATGACTAAGTAAATTGAGAAATTCATTCTGATATAATTTGCAGGTCTAAATATGCTTGCTGAGAATATAAATGAGAAATTTCATTTCATATTTTCCTGTATCAGATCTTTCAGAGAAGGTTCGTTATTCAATGCTCCTTTAGAAATCCCATTATATGGAAGCTTGTTTACAAAATTTCTCTTGTAAAAAATCTTGCTTATAAAACTTCCTTCACAAAAACTTTATTTATAGAAATCTTAACGAAGACTACATTTATAAGAAATTCTCTTGTAGAGATCCCTTTACAAAATCTTCAAGTCCCCCCAGGAGTAGATTCTAGTGTTTGAAATCCTGATTGTTGAAGATAATTTACTCAATCTGACGGTTGAAGCTAACTTACTTAAGTCCTTTGGGTATGAACCGAAAAAGGCTAAAAATGGCTTTGAAGCCCTCGAGATTCTCAATAAAGTGAAAATTGATCTAATATTG
This region of Methanosarcina flavescens genomic DNA includes:
- a CDS encoding TraB/GumN family protein yields the protein MNKPGITNSQGRDPEYSFHSSSQELIYSMDKLMTESAENFISAGKSRLSDSSINVPQEDKISAPAPEVEADELETRLDISSELIAESIPNSASKVSVSSPSQLSDGFQAEYQPSKIVLIGTAHVSEKSVAEVKDAIRNLKPDIVAVELCRGRYDALKGNVQEKQVPIKEILTEGKVYYYIIHWLLAYVQKKIGDDMGVKPGAEMLSAIEEAEAIGAKVALIDRDIQVTLQRFWGKMRFLEKIKMIGSLLGGLIGIGKGTEIDIDKITDKDIVTALVDELRGFAPTAAEVLIDERDAYLAGSILRVAAGGNKTVVVVIGAGHKPGVFKYLKNPKTVPSLNALMEIPKKRIGIGKVVGFAFVGLIVGFFLLLLLSGVDLSVLLTAFGWWFIITGTLSAAGTLLAGGHPYSVLTAFSVAWLTTLHPLIAAGWFAGVVEAKQRNPTTEDIKALAGIETFSEMFKNRFMRVLLVASFANIGSMTGTFLGAYVMMHVTGLDPREILLAGLNGIGL
- the fhcD gene encoding formylmethanofuran--tetrahydromethanopterin N-formyltransferase, producing MEINGVEIEDTYAEAFPIKIARILITAATKRWALVAATEATGFATSVIMCPAEAGIERLASPSETPDGRPGVYIQICTFKYEALEEQLLERIGQCVLTAPTTAVFNALPEAEKQFNIGFKLKFFADGMESETQIAGRKVYKIPIMEGDFLTEDNIGAVAGIAGGNFFIFGDSQMSALTAAEAAVDAISELEGTITPFPGGIVASGSKSGANKYKFLKATANEKFCPSIKDKVENTEVPADVNAIYEIVINGLDEESIKAAMKAGIKAAVTVPGIKKISAGNYGGKLGKYQFKLHELF
- a CDS encoding CheR family methyltransferase is translated as MGNDPVRKANENETNKEINRETKSSRNQEIDPGFELLKRIITGKTGFNCEHYKEAHFRRRINVRVRATNSGSYGAYLKLLKKDPQEYKFLVDTLTVNVSEFFRNPETFSIIEKEIIPSIVKYRSESLIRSIRIWSAGCAGGEETYSLAILLHRVMKTDFNKYKIRIIGTDIDAKSLEKARKGVYSENSLKNLDLSTKERYFLKQGDAYQVIDELRNITRFKHHDLISGTRIDRFDIIVCRNVMIYFKKEIQEKLQLNFYQALEKGGFFVIGKSETLIGTASSLFKPYNTRERLYVKEISRDIYRRDRESKEFK
- a CDS encoding chemotaxis protein CheA is translated as MEPEQGKIMDMSIYMDIFRAESEKYIKEMSDSLLALEKDSDNSEQMNTLFRAAHTFKGMAATMGFNQIVKLTHEMESLIDKLRTRQLILDSSLIDVLLICMDTLEKLVENFLDENKNNSGKIEKDTGNEYEPYSDIDELLRTLRNINQPLKKIPFQEDKDKSLDEDERSLNENRSLDEDNRSLNEDKSLDERSLKEDGSLFVEEESNKNQNVSSIEEAALTERISKAIHQIERSTEETEKKSYRIKGKIYETEKSYEIEKRTHQVEKKEKNSISPKSDLKVKTIQSSRISTGQLDKLMNLVGELIINRSRINELTINLRSKDLEIALSEFYKLTRELQDEVIKARMVPLDHITYIYPRMVRDLARTQNKKIDFIIKGKEIKLDRTILEEIGDSLVHLLRNAVDHGIETPERRAELGKRETGTIIITASRQENFALIKIEDDGRGIDTSEILRVALKKGIISRESAEQLQEKEVMQLIFAPGFSTSDIITDISGRGIGMDVVKNRVEYLGGSVKVESKPGIGSRFELKLPLTIAVYQAMLIRVGEERYAIPFTNIVKNIEISSQEIKHIRGQEVILIDDKVLPLLRLRNIFRLPDEDKNKNNNFVILVERHGQHIGLIVDELLGKQEVIVKSFKSKFLENTRGFAGATILGDGNVILIIDVNALISNFDNWC
- a CDS encoding protein-glutamate methylesterase/protein-glutamine glutaminase; this translates as MTIRALIIDDSALIRKLLSDILSKDPNLRVIGTAVNGKDGLEKIDKLRPDVVLLDNVMPVLDGLKTLARIMKECPTPVVIVSALGERAKEITLTAFEYGAVDVIQKPEGILSQSMPEIAEEICKKVRAAAKANLENLECMRNQELIEPEINGMREKTEKNRLQKENVSVRNVLAIGASTGGPRALEKLISAFPADIPAAVLVVQHMPPGFTTSLCKRLNLKTALRVKEAQEGDRVEEGTVLVAPGNYHMEIIQRTVNGRKKEIVHLSCGPKELGSKPSVNALFRSIAPIYGSRVVSLVLTGMSCDGADGAEEVKKMGGKIIAEAESSCVIYGMPKEIVKRNLADLVLPLDKMAEEIIKIIS
- a CDS encoding response regulator gives rise to the protein MARVMIVDDAEFMRMIIRDILLMHGHEVVAEVGDGEEAIQTYLEVKPDIVLMDIIMPDMDGKEALQKLLTVDPEAKIVMCSSLGQQALITESMKIGAMGFIVKPFEPNGMLDVIRKIAEPN